A single window of Coffea eugenioides isolate CCC68of chromosome 7, Ceug_1.0, whole genome shotgun sequence DNA harbors:
- the LOC113776935 gene encoding uncharacterized protein LOC113776935 yields the protein MTKTSGTDRISRGAIGIVPEELTEDNYEEWKRCLKYYLVGHGLWGVVSGKEQDPLKESQDKKQEHEEWQKRNALALHAIQLSCGTRTYVKVKAAHNSAHVAWNHLAEKLKPHKLLTAHDLEDENSHGEDEGQKEYLHYEKLYKAIEKGHFHLTKHLLDQEQHAVKAIVSSHNETALHIAILGGHIRIAKELLHRMAREDLEVVNEYGSTALTLAAISGETRLAKAIVEKNDRLLIKANDRDDGQLPVIEAALYGQKHIVKYLYRVTPKEHLSPDRGENGATLLNSLITAEVYDVASMLLRQYPKLGVTPDHNGDYTLRLLALKPSAFPSGTKLSFWKNWIYSCVMVHSPSGSPTDSHEDEVTKTQRASMTEGHNIDIHDPSDDEMTKTGNQGLTSSVLRILRGLGWLILRCLVPDIKQIHDRKLIHKEAIQLLTCIFKEIRTLSKKELEKMDIDKILYDAIEHGIIEFVDEIFKITPEIIYKKDKRGRTLFSHAIVLRQEKIYSLIYALGTRKSILARRHDYFQNNFLHLAAKLSPESQLDRVSGAALQMQRELQWFQEVESIVQPKMKEEKNGSNKTPSALFSDEHKVLAKEGERWMKNTAGSSMIVGTLISAVMFTTAFTVPGGNHSTTGLPVMLETQPKAFLFFMASNALSMFTSSTSILMFLGILTARYAEENFLKSLPTKLIFGITCLFISIVTMMASFGTALYLMLIKQVAWIAYPIIVFSVIPIALYSLLQFPLLVEMISRTYGYGIFDKPRKKLFSFHT from the exons ATGACGAAAACTTCAG GAACTGATAGGATTAGTAGAGGTGCAATTGGAATTGTTCCTGAGGAGCTCACTGAGGATAACTATGAGGAATGGAAAAGATgcttgaaatattatttggttGGTCATGGCCTTTGGGGTGTTGTTAGTGGAAAGGAGCAGGATCCTCTAAAAGAGAGTCAAGATAAGAAACAGGAACACGAGGAATGGCAGAAGAGGAATGCATTGGCCTTACATGCCATCCAACTTTCATGCGGAACACGAACATATGTTAAAGTCAAAGCAGCTCACAATTCTGCCCATGTTGCATGGAATCATTTGGCTGAAAAACTAAAGCCCCACAAACTACTCACAGCACATGACCTTGAAGATGAAAACAGCCATGGTGAAGATGAAG GACAGAAAGAGTACCTTCATTATGAGAAATTGTACAAAGCAATCGAGAAAGGTCATTTTCATCTCACAAAACATCTCCTTGATCAAGAGCAACACGCTGTTAAGGCAATAGTTTCATCACATAATGAAACTGCACTTCACATTGCCATTCTGGGTGGACACATAAGAATTGCAAAGGAGTTATTGCACAGAATGGCACGAGAAGACTTGGAAGTTGTTAATGAATATGGATCCACAGCTCTGACTCTTGCTGCAATCAGTGGTGAAACAAGGTTGGCAAAGGCAATAGTGGAAAAAAATGACAGGCTACTTATCAAGGCAAATGACCGTGACGACGGGCAGCTTCCTGTCATTGAGGCTGCTTTGTATGGTCAAAAGCATATTGTTAAGTATCTATACAGGGTAACACCAAAGGAGCATCTAAGTCCAGATAGGGGTGAAAATGGAGCTACATTGCTTAATTCGCTAATTACAGCAGAAGTATATG ATGTTGCTTCAATGCTGCTTCGacagtatccaaaacttggCGTCACCCCTGATCATAATGGTGACTACACTCTCAGGTTACTGGCTCTCAAGCCATCTGCATTTCCTAGTGGAACCAAACTTTCTTTCTGGAAAAATTGGATCTATTCAT GTGTAATGGTACATTCTCCATCGGGGAGTCCAACAGATTCTCATGAAGATGAGGTAACAAAAACTCAAAGAGCAAGCATGACTGAAGGCCACAACATTGACATTCATGATCCTAGTGATGATGAGATGACTAAGACAGGGAATCAAGGCCTTACTAGCTCTG TACTGAGGATTTTGCGTGGACTTGGTTGGCTCATATTAAGATGCCTCG TCCCAGATATAAAGCAAATACATGACAGGAAATTGATTCATAAAGAAGCCATTCAACTGCTAACCTGCATATTTAAGGAAATCCGGACATTGAGCAAGAAAGAACTTGAAAAGATGGACATTGATAAAATTTTGTATGATGCGATTGAGCATGGAATCATTGAGTTCGttgatgaaattttcaaaattacgCCAGAAATCATATATAAAAAAGACAAAAGGGGCAGAACACTTTTTTCACATGCAATTGTGCTTCGCCAAGAGAAAATTTATAGCCTTATATACGCCTTGGGAACAAGAAAGAGCATACTGGCACGTAGGCATGATTATTTCCAAAACAATTTCTTACATCTAGCAGCCAAGCTGTCTCCAGAGTCTCAACTTGACAGGGTTTCTGGAGCAGCTCTTCAAATGCAAAGGGAACTACAATGGTTTCAG GAGGTTGAGAGTATTGTACAACCAAAGATGAAAGAAGAGAAGAATGGTAGTAATAAAACACCTTCCGCCCTCTTTTCTGATGAGCATAAGGTTTTGGCCAAGGAAGGAGAGAGATGGATGAAAAATACAGCAGGATCAAGTATGATTGTGGGAACTCTCATTTCTGCAGTCATGTTTACAACTGCCTTCACAGTTCCAGGCGGTAATCATAGTACAACAGGGCTCCCTGTCATGCTAGAAACTCAACCAAAGGCATTCTTGTTTTTTATGGCATCAAATGCACTGTCGATGTTCACTTCTTCAACATCGATTCTGATGTTCTTGGGGATTCTCACTGCACGTTATGCAGAAGAAAATTTTCTCAAGTCCTTACCCACAAAGTTAATATTTGGAATCACATGCTTGTTCATCTCGATAGTCACCATGATGGCGTCATTTGGTACTGCTCTCTATCTGATGCTGATCAAACAAGTAGCTTGGATTGCCTATCCAATCATTGTTTTCTCTGTTATTCCAATAGCTCTTTACTCATTGCTGCAATTCCCTCTTCTGGTTGAGATGATCAGTCGCACATACGGATATGGCATCTTTGACAAACctagaaagaaactcttcagtTTTCATACCTGA